From a single Calothrix sp. NIES-2098 genomic region:
- a CDS encoding thioesterase superfamily protein — MSPGKPSQPELPPTSAIDRSINHAFDNWFAYPVRVQPHHTDYAGVVWHGSYIAWMEEARLECLRSIGIEYTDLIALGCDLPVVELSVRYHRSIQLGMAVLVKTRMADVTGVRINWDYAIVSTDGEELYLTAKVTLVALDRERGKIMRQLPTSVKDALAKFSELHNN; from the coding sequence ATGTCACCAGGAAAACCAAGTCAACCCGAACTACCACCAACTAGTGCCATTGACAGGTCAATAAATCATGCATTTGACAATTGGTTTGCCTATCCTGTGAGAGTCCAGCCTCACCATACCGATTATGCAGGTGTTGTCTGGCACGGTTCCTATATAGCTTGGATGGAAGAAGCGCGGTTAGAATGCTTGCGATCTATTGGCATTGAATATACTGATTTAATTGCTTTAGGCTGTGACTTACCAGTTGTCGAACTTTCTGTACGCTACCATCGTTCTATCCAATTAGGTATGGCTGTATTAGTAAAAACTCGCATGGCTGATGTGACTGGTGTGCGGATAAATTGGGATTACGCTATTGTCTCAACCGATGGGGAAGAATTGTATTTAACTGCCAAAGTGACTTTAGTAGCATTAGATCGTGAGCGAGGTAAGATCATGCGTCAGCTACCTACAAGTGTCAAGGATGCCCTAGCAAAGTTTTCGGAATTACACAATAATTAA